In the genome of Bradyrhizobium sp. CIAT3101, one region contains:
- a CDS encoding NAD(P)/FAD-dependent oxidoreductase yields MSPTQASQAQAAEAYDVVVVGAGFAGMYMLHRLRGLGFSARVYEQGGGVGGTWYWNRYPGARCDVESMQYSYSFSEELQQEWDWSEHYAPQAEILKYANHVADRFDLRRDIQFDTRVERAVFDERANRWSVTISDGRTVRAQFVVLATGCLSNARRPDINGLENFKGPVYHTGNWPHEDVDFTGLRVGLIGTGSSGIQSTPVIAEQAKHLTVFQRTANFSIPARNAALTDGERDAVRNKYPEIRRFAREVARNGIYAEQPDRGALDDSDEIRNGKYASRWDRGGLTFMYVYNNLGLDRAANDTAADFVRGKIAEIVKDPETAKLLQPNSHPIGTKRICIDTDYFATFNRPNVSLVDIKSNPIEEITASAVRVAGKDHEVDALVMATGFDAMTGSVAKIDISGRDGQTLNQKWAEGPKTYLGLMSAGFPNLFIITGPGSPSVLSNMIVSIEQHVDWIADGLVHLRKQGLATMEAGRDAEEKWVAHVNEVAHGTLYPQANSWYMGANIPGKPRIFMPYIGGVGVYRRICNEVAAKGYEGFVLEAGLQPRRAVTG; encoded by the coding sequence ATGTCGCCAACGCAAGCGAGCCAGGCTCAAGCCGCCGAGGCCTATGATGTGGTCGTCGTCGGCGCGGGCTTTGCCGGCATGTACATGCTGCATCGTCTGCGCGGGCTCGGTTTCTCGGCGCGCGTCTACGAGCAGGGCGGCGGTGTCGGCGGCACCTGGTACTGGAATCGCTACCCCGGCGCGCGCTGCGACGTCGAGAGCATGCAATATTCCTACTCGTTCTCGGAAGAGCTCCAGCAGGAATGGGACTGGAGCGAGCACTACGCGCCGCAAGCGGAGATCCTGAAATACGCCAACCACGTCGCCGACCGTTTCGATCTGCGCCGTGACATTCAGTTCGACACGCGTGTCGAGCGCGCCGTGTTCGACGAACGCGCGAACAGATGGTCGGTCACGATATCCGACGGCAGGACAGTTCGGGCGCAATTCGTCGTGCTCGCCACCGGCTGCCTCTCGAATGCGCGCAGGCCCGACATCAACGGCCTCGAAAATTTCAAGGGCCCCGTCTACCACACCGGAAACTGGCCGCATGAAGACGTCGACTTCACCGGCTTGCGCGTCGGCCTGATCGGCACAGGATCGTCGGGCATCCAATCGACACCCGTCATCGCCGAGCAGGCGAAACATCTCACCGTATTCCAGCGCACGGCGAATTTTTCGATTCCCGCCCGCAATGCCGCGCTGACGGACGGGGAACGCGATGCGGTCCGCAACAAATATCCGGAGATCCGCCGCTTCGCTCGCGAGGTCGCGCGCAATGGCATCTATGCCGAGCAGCCTGATCGCGGTGCGCTCGACGACAGCGACGAGATCAGGAACGGAAAGTACGCCTCGCGTTGGGACCGTGGCGGACTGACCTTCATGTACGTCTACAACAATCTCGGTCTCGACCGGGCGGCCAACGACACGGCCGCCGACTTCGTCCGCGGCAAGATCGCCGAGATCGTGAAGGATCCCGAGACCGCAAAGCTGCTCCAGCCGAACAGCCATCCGATCGGCACAAAACGTATCTGCATCGACACCGATTATTTCGCGACGTTCAACCGGCCGAACGTCTCGCTGGTCGACATCAAGTCCAATCCGATCGAGGAGATCACGGCGAGCGCGGTGCGTGTCGCCGGCAAGGACCACGAGGTCGACGCGCTGGTGATGGCAACGGGCTTCGACGCCATGACTGGATCGGTGGCGAAGATCGACATATCCGGCCGCGACGGGCAGACTCTGAACCAGAAATGGGCTGAGGGTCCGAAGACCTATCTCGGCCTGATGAGCGCAGGTTTTCCGAACCTGTTCATCATCACCGGTCCCGGTAGCCCGTCGGTGCTGTCGAACATGATCGTGTCGATCGAGCAGCATGTCGACTGGATCGCCGATGGCCTCGTCCATCTGCGCAAGCAAGGCCTCGCCACGATGGAAGCGGGCAGGGACGCCGAGGAAAAGTGGGTGGCCCATGTCAACGAAGTCGCCCATGGCACGCTCTATCCGCAGGCCAATTCCTGGTACATGGGCGCCAACATCCCCGGCAAGCCGCGCATCTTCATGCCCTATATCGGTGGCGTCGGCGTTTACCGGCGGATCTGCAACGAGGTCGCGGCCAAGGGGTATGAGGGGTTTGTGCTGGAGGCGGGGCTGCAGCCTCGCCGGGCGGTGACGGGCTAG
- a CDS encoding VOC family protein → MFSHIMIGTNDLDKAKSFYDSLLSTLEVRPAKVDGHRIFYFTKTGVFSVSKPINGEPATCANGGTIGFAANSPEQVDKWHAAGVAAGGTPIENPPGIREGAGNKLYLAYLRDLDGNKICAMHRMPN, encoded by the coding sequence ATGTTCTCACACATCATGATCGGCACCAACGACCTCGACAAGGCCAAGAGCTTCTACGACAGCCTGCTCAGCACGCTCGAGGTGCGCCCGGCCAAGGTCGACGGCCATCGCATTTTCTATTTCACCAAGACGGGGGTGTTCTCGGTGTCGAAGCCGATCAATGGCGAGCCGGCGACCTGTGCGAACGGCGGCACCATCGGCTTTGCCGCCAACTCGCCTGAGCAGGTCGACAAGTGGCACGCCGCCGGCGTCGCCGCCGGCGGAACGCCGATCGAAAATCCGCCCGGCATCCGCGAGGGCGCGGGAAACAAGCTCTATCTCGCCTATTTGCGCGACCTCGACGGCAACAAGATCTGTGCAATGCACCGGATGCCGAACTGA
- a CDS encoding acyl-CoA dehydrogenase family protein has protein sequence MTKHTYIPRTTNYTLNPGDELNDLRMSDQVRPLYDHVRKFIRDTVEPMSIEFAKAGEGKQDRWSFTPKQLEVLEVAKNKAKKEGLWNFFLPDDETGQGLKNLDYAYIASELGKSPLASETMNCSAPDTGNMEVLERVGTKEQKEKWLKPLMNGEIRSAYVMTEPNVASSDAKNISTTAKLVGDEWVINGEKYYISGVGDPRCKILIVMVKTNPDAAPSKQQSQILVPRDTPGVEVLGPMYVFGQDHAPRGHMHMRFNNVRVPKENMLLGEGRGFEISQLRLGPGRIHHCMRTIGKAEKALDLMVQRGLTREAFGKKIAHLGGNMQIIAQARCEIEAMRLMVLKAAKAMDVLGNKEARVWVSMVKAMVPERACKIIDQSIQMHGATGISHWTPLAEMYQDVRHLRFADGPDEVHWMVVGRHELSMA, from the coding sequence ATGACGAAGCACACCTACATTCCCCGCACCACCAACTACACGCTCAATCCCGGCGACGAGCTGAACGACCTACGCATGTCGGACCAGGTCCGTCCGCTGTACGATCACGTCAGGAAATTCATTCGCGACACCGTCGAACCGATGTCGATCGAATTCGCCAAGGCCGGCGAAGGCAAGCAGGATCGCTGGAGCTTCACCCCGAAGCAGCTCGAGGTGCTCGAGGTCGCAAAGAACAAGGCCAAGAAGGAAGGTCTCTGGAACTTCTTCCTGCCCGATGACGAGACCGGCCAGGGCCTGAAGAACCTCGACTATGCCTATATCGCCTCCGAGCTCGGCAAGAGCCCGCTGGCCTCGGAGACCATGAACTGCTCGGCGCCCGACACCGGCAACATGGAGGTGCTGGAACGCGTCGGCACCAAGGAGCAGAAGGAGAAGTGGCTGAAGCCGCTGATGAACGGCGAGATCCGTTCGGCCTATGTCATGACCGAGCCGAACGTCGCCTCCTCCGATGCCAAGAACATTTCGACCACGGCCAAGCTCGTCGGCGACGAGTGGGTGATCAACGGCGAGAAGTATTACATCTCCGGCGTCGGCGATCCCCGCTGCAAGATCCTCATCGTGATGGTGAAGACCAATCCGGATGCCGCGCCGAGCAAGCAGCAGTCGCAGATCCTGGTGCCGCGCGACACGCCCGGCGTCGAGGTGCTGGGGCCGATGTACGTGTTCGGCCAGGACCACGCACCGCGCGGTCACATGCACATGCGCTTCAACAATGTCCGCGTGCCGAAGGAGAACATGCTGCTCGGTGAAGGCCGCGGCTTCGAGATCTCGCAGCTCCGCCTCGGACCCGGCCGCATCCATCACTGCATGCGCACCATCGGCAAGGCCGAGAAGGCGCTCGACCTGATGGTGCAGCGTGGCCTCACCCGCGAAGCCTTCGGCAAGAAGATCGCCCATCTCGGCGGCAACATGCAGATCATCGCGCAGGCCCGTTGCGAGATCGAAGCGATGAGGCTGATGGTGCTGAAGGCCGCGAAGGCCATGGACGTGCTCGGCAACAAGGAGGCTCGCGTCTGGGTCTCCATGGTGAAGGCCATGGTGCCTGAGCGCGCCTGCAAGATCATCGACCAGTCGATCCAGATGCACGGCGCCACCGGCATCTCGCACTGGACCCCGCTTGCGGAGATGTACCAGGACGTCCGCCATTTGCGCTTTGCCGATGGTCCGGACGAGGTGCACTGGATGGTGGTGGGACGCCACGAGCTGAGCATGGCGTAA
- the yghU gene encoding glutathione-dependent disulfide-bond oxidoreductase encodes MTDAPYVPPKVWTWNKENGGQFASINRPIAGPTHDKELPVGKHPFQLYSLATPNGVKVTVMLEELLALGYKGAEYDAWLIKIGNGDQFGSGFVDINPNSKIPALMDRSGPEPIRIFESASILFYLAEKFGAFLPKEIKARTEAMSWLFWQMGSAPYLGGGFGHFYAYAPFKIEYAIDRFAMEVKRQLDVLDRRLADNEYLAGKEYTIADMAVWPWYGALAKGLVYGAGEFLSVQDYKNVQRWTDQIAQRPAVKRGRMVNRVSGDPASQLHERHDASDFETKTQDKVEAAT; translated from the coding sequence ATGACCGACGCCCCTTACGTGCCGCCCAAAGTCTGGACCTGGAACAAGGAGAATGGCGGTCAGTTCGCCAGCATCAACCGGCCGATCGCAGGCCCCACCCACGACAAGGAACTGCCGGTCGGCAAGCATCCCTTCCAGCTCTATTCGCTGGCGACGCCGAACGGGGTGAAGGTTACCGTGATGCTGGAGGAACTCCTGGCGCTCGGTTACAAGGGCGCCGAATACGACGCCTGGCTGATCAAGATCGGCAATGGCGACCAGTTCGGCAGCGGCTTTGTCGACATCAATCCGAACTCCAAGATTCCGGCGCTGATGGACCGCTCCGGCCCCGAGCCGATCCGGATCTTCGAATCCGCCTCGATCCTGTTCTACCTCGCCGAAAAGTTCGGCGCCTTCCTGCCGAAGGAGATCAAGGCCCGCACCGAGGCGATGTCCTGGCTGTTCTGGCAGATGGGCAGCGCGCCTTATCTCGGCGGCGGTTTCGGCCATTTCTACGCCTACGCGCCGTTCAAGATCGAATACGCCATCGATCGCTTCGCGATGGAGGTCAAGCGCCAGCTCGACGTGCTCGACCGGCGCCTTGCCGACAACGAATATCTCGCAGGCAAGGAGTACACCATCGCCGATATGGCCGTGTGGCCCTGGTACGGCGCGCTCGCCAAGGGGCTGGTCTACGGCGCCGGCGAGTTCCTGTCGGTGCAGGACTACAAGAACGTGCAGCGCTGGACCGACCAGATCGCGCAACGCCCCGCCGTAAAGCGTGGCCGCATGGTCAATCGCGTCTCCGGCGATCCCGCCAGCCAGCTGCACGAGCGCCACGATGCGTCGGACTTCGAGACCAAGACGCAGGACAAGGTTGAGGCGGCGACGTAA
- a CDS encoding flavin reductase family protein, translated as MDYAASDLTPRERYKVLTSFILPRPIAWVTSVGPSGVVNAAPFSFFNAFCEDPPLCMFAANRKPNGQDKDTFLNIQRTGEFVVNLADEPLARAMHESSGDFPPDIGEPDYLGLKLAPSTRIAVPRLADTPWAMECKLWKMIDVNDDRRLIMGEGIHFHIRDELWDDKAMRVHMDRYHPIGRMFADRYCRTDDRVVFPAAEGVQKA; from the coding sequence ATGGACTACGCCGCCAGCGACCTGACGCCACGCGAGCGCTACAAGGTGCTGACGTCCTTCATCCTGCCGCGACCGATCGCATGGGTGACGTCAGTGGGGCCCAGCGGCGTGGTCAATGCCGCGCCGTTCAGCTTCTTCAATGCTTTTTGCGAAGATCCGCCACTCTGCATGTTCGCGGCGAACCGCAAGCCCAACGGTCAGGACAAGGACACTTTCCTCAACATCCAGCGGACCGGCGAGTTCGTGGTCAATCTCGCGGACGAGCCGCTGGCGAGGGCCATGCATGAGAGCAGCGGCGACTTTCCGCCTGACATCGGCGAGCCCGATTATCTCGGGCTGAAGCTCGCGCCCTCGACCAGGATCGCCGTGCCGCGGCTCGCCGACACGCCCTGGGCGATGGAGTGCAAGCTGTGGAAGATGATCGACGTCAACGACGATCGTCGGCTGATCATGGGCGAAGGCATCCACTTCCACATTCGCGACGAGTTGTGGGACGACAAGGCGATGCGGGTGCACATGGACCGCTATCACCCGATCGGCCGCATGTTCGCAGATCGTTACTGTCGCACGGATGACCGCGTGGTGTTTCCGGCGGCGGAGGGCGTGCAGAAAGCGTAG